One part of the Natronorubrum sediminis genome encodes these proteins:
- a CDS encoding DUF5817 domain-containing protein, whose protein sequence is MYAVVGCSECSNLWIIEGRSETTQCPRCGSRRGYEKRKKFVETEDASHARDVRASMLANRQGEGEAFARLDSYDELEETVSEGVVDDETYLEESGLDVEEVDAAGERDPRRPTRSGSKKEIVEQALENLERPTESEVIEYAGERGVSAKYVRDALEKLVRRGTVSESRGRYRRL, encoded by the coding sequence ATGTACGCCGTCGTCGGCTGTAGCGAGTGTTCGAACCTCTGGATCATCGAGGGACGTTCGGAGACGACCCAGTGTCCGCGCTGTGGGTCTCGCCGCGGCTACGAGAAGCGCAAGAAGTTCGTCGAAACCGAAGACGCGAGTCACGCGCGAGACGTCCGCGCGTCTATGCTCGCGAACCGCCAGGGGGAAGGCGAGGCGTTTGCCAGACTGGATTCCTACGACGAACTCGAGGAGACCGTGTCGGAGGGCGTCGTCGACGACGAGACCTACCTCGAAGAGTCCGGCCTCGATGTCGAGGAAGTCGACGCGGCAGGCGAGCGAGACCCGCGCAGGCCGACCCGAAGTGGGAGCAAGAAGGAAATCGTCGAGCAAGCACTCGAGAATCTCGAGCGGCCGACCGAATCCGAGGTAATCGAGTACGCGGGCGAACGCGGCGTCTCGGCGAAGTACGTCCGGGACGCACTCGAGAAGCTCGTTCGGCGCGGGACGGTCAGCGAGAGTCGGGGTCGGTACCGTCGACTCTGA